In Leptidea sinapis chromosome 40, ilLepSina1.1, whole genome shotgun sequence, one DNA window encodes the following:
- the LOC126976308 gene encoding uncharacterized protein LOC126976308, whose amino-acid sequence MKFTVLIIASLAVVAFAGEEKGAPKAADEKKQEKRGIYDTGSYGGGYEEHGHGGYGGGDFGHSGQESYGHGHEFGGASEGWKPIQNEHEHHQHHHVKTIEVIKKVPVPYTVEKHVPYTVEKKVPYEVKVHVPQPYTVEKKVPFSVKEYVKYPVYVPEPYTVEKKVPYEVKVPVDKPFEVKVKVPTPYTVEKKVPYEVKVPYPQPYTVEKKYPVPVKYEVKVPQPYEVIKKVPYEVKVPVDKPYNVYVPKPYPVPVEKPYPVTVHKPVPYEVKVPVDRPYKVEVEKPYPVHIKVPVPKPYDVYKKIPYTVEKKVPYEVKVPIDKPYPVYQEVKVPLVKEVPYPVKVHVPIYLKKEEEHHGWH is encoded by the coding sequence GTTTTAATAATAGCTTCGCTAGCTGTGGTGGCCTTTGCCGGTGAGGAGAAAGGTGCACCTAAAGCAGCTGACGAGAAGAAACAAGAGAAACGTGGAATCTACGACACCGGCTCATACGGCGGTGGTTACGAAGAACACGGCCATGGAGGTTACGGCGGTGGAGATTTCGGTCATTCAGGCCAAGAAAGCTACGGTCATGGACATGAATTCGGTGGAGCATCAGAAGGCTGGAAACCCATCCAGAATGAACATGAACATCACCAACATCACCACGTAAAAACAATCGAAGTGATCAAAAAAGTCCCAGTCCCCTATACTGTAGAAAAACACGTACCCTACACAGTTGAAAAGAAAGTGCCTTATGAAGTAAAAGTACACGTGCCACAGCCTTACACTGTTGAAAAGAAAGTGCCATTTTCCGTCAAAGAGTACGTTAAATATCCAGTGTACGTACCAGAACCTTACACAGTCGAAAAGAAAGTACCTTATGAAGTCAAAGTCCCAGTTGACAAGCCTTTTGAAGTCAAAGTTAAAGTACCCACTCCATACACAGTTGAGAAGAAAGTGCCCTATGAAGTCAAAGTGCCCTACCCACAACCATACACTGTTGAAAAGAAATATCCAGTCCCAGTTAAATATGAGGTGAAAGTACCACAGCCTTATGAAGTCATAAAGAAGGTTCCTTATGAAGTCAAAGTACCAGTTGATAAGCCTTACAATGTGTATGTTCCCAAACCTTACCCAGTTCCAGTTGAAAAACCATACCCAGTAACTGTCCACAAGCCAGTGCCGTATGAAGTCAAGGTCCCAGTCGACAGACCGTACAAGGTAGAAGTTGAGAAACCTTACCCAGTTCACATTAAAGTACCCGTACCTAAACCATATGATGTGTACAAGAAGATTCCTTACACAGTCGAAAAGAAAGTGCcttatgaagttaaagtaccaATCGACAAGCCTTACCCAGTTTACCAGGAAGTAAAAGTACCTTTGGTAAAGGAAGTCCCTTACCCTGTTAAAGTACATGTGCCTATTTACctgaaaaaagaagaggaacaCCACGGCTGGCATTAA